In Halorubrum sp. PV6, a single window of DNA contains:
- the pyrB gene encoding aspartate carbamoyltransferase gives MRQDHLITATQLSRDDIEAVLDRAREVADDPAAFADRHAGRVLALCFFEPSTRTRMSFDSAAKRLGIETVDMGDVDSSSVSKGESLSDTVRVIEGYADALVLRHPSEGAATLAAEHVSVPVVNAGDGAGQHPSQTLLDLHTIRENHGLDDLTVGIMGDLKYGRTVHSLAAALTEFDANQHFISPESLRLPRSVRFDLHETGAQVREHTDLEAVLEELDVLYVTRIQKERFPDENEYHRVAGEYQIDAETLEDAADDLTVMHPLPRVDEIAPDVDETDHATYFEQAHNGIPVRMALLDTLLENAEAAEGTEVDR, from the coding sequence ATGCGTCAGGACCACCTCATCACCGCGACACAGCTCTCGCGGGATGACATCGAGGCGGTGCTCGACCGGGCCCGCGAGGTCGCCGACGACCCGGCTGCCTTCGCGGACCGGCACGCCGGGCGCGTGCTCGCGCTCTGTTTTTTCGAACCGAGCACGCGCACCCGGATGAGTTTCGATAGCGCGGCCAAACGCCTCGGGATCGAGACGGTCGACATGGGCGATGTCGACTCCTCGTCGGTCTCGAAGGGAGAGTCGCTCTCCGACACCGTCCGCGTCATCGAGGGCTACGCGGACGCCCTGGTGCTCCGCCACCCGAGCGAGGGCGCCGCGACGCTGGCCGCCGAACACGTCTCCGTCCCCGTCGTCAACGCCGGCGACGGCGCGGGCCAGCACCCCTCACAGACCCTCCTGGATCTCCACACCATCCGCGAGAACCACGGGCTCGACGACCTCACGGTCGGTATCATGGGCGACCTGAAGTACGGCCGTACGGTCCACTCGCTCGCGGCCGCGCTCACCGAGTTCGACGCCAACCAGCACTTCATCAGTCCCGAGTCGCTGCGGCTCCCCCGGTCGGTCCGGTTCGACCTCCACGAGACCGGCGCGCAGGTGCGCGAGCACACCGACCTCGAAGCGGTACTCGAAGAGCTCGACGTGCTGTACGTCACCCGGATCCAGAAGGAGCGATTCCCGGACGAAAACGAGTACCACCGCGTCGCCGGCGAGTACCAGATCGACGCCGAGACGCTCGAAGACGCCGCCGACGATCTCACCGTGATGCACCCGCTCCCGCGGGTCGACGAGATCGCCCCCGACGTCGACGAGACCGACCACGCGACGTACTTCGAGCAGGCGCACAACGGGATTCCGGTGCGGATGGCGCTGCTCGACACCCTCTTGGAGAACGCTGAGGCCGCCGAGGGGACGGAGGTGGACCGATGA
- a CDS encoding ASCH domain-containing protein: MSESDPADASANDPADLLPNDRVKQAALSGDVTQLHRGNRYGEEGDTFDIDGVTFELTEVTERKLGDMTDEDAKREGSPSLAAYKERMVEAHGGNFEWDDDADVVRHQFARVE, encoded by the coding sequence ATGAGCGAGAGCGACCCGGCGGACGCGTCCGCCAACGACCCGGCCGACCTGCTCCCGAACGACCGCGTGAAACAGGCCGCCCTCTCCGGCGACGTGACCCAACTGCACCGCGGGAACCGGTACGGCGAGGAAGGCGACACCTTCGACATCGACGGCGTAACCTTCGAACTCACCGAGGTGACCGAACGCAAACTCGGCGACATGACCGACGAGGACGCGAAGCGGGAGGGGTCGCCGTCGCTGGCGGCGTACAAAGAGCGGATGGTCGAGGCGCACGGCGGCAACTTCGAGTGGGACGACGACGCCGACGTGGTGCGACACCAGTTCGCACGGGTAGAGTGA
- a CDS encoding DUF2797 domain-containing protein encodes MQVVGYESGEGLHVASGGAVEFVEATPGTELAFGLGDRRCAGTVHDGRHIACDAADAPYCDAHSHVWVCARCTGTCLKDEMDCHEEHAVYLAGFAPDVWKVGVTRLWRLETRLREQGADRAVHIRTYPDGRVAREVEAELAARDDLVDRVRVPTKIAGFGRDVDRAGWERLVDAFDPIERFAFDDGVTLEDRPVTETMAAGTVRGWKGRVLLLARGGSTYAVDARELVGYELTEAVPDRELQSSLGAFGE; translated from the coding sequence GTGCAAGTCGTCGGCTACGAGTCGGGCGAGGGACTCCACGTCGCCAGCGGCGGCGCGGTCGAGTTCGTCGAAGCGACGCCCGGCACCGAGTTGGCGTTCGGGCTCGGCGACCGCCGCTGTGCGGGAACGGTCCACGACGGTCGCCATATCGCCTGCGACGCCGCCGACGCACCCTACTGCGACGCGCACAGCCACGTCTGGGTGTGTGCCCGCTGTACGGGGACGTGTTTAAAAGACGAGATGGACTGTCACGAAGAGCACGCGGTGTACCTCGCCGGCTTCGCGCCCGACGTGTGGAAGGTCGGCGTCACCCGCCTGTGGCGGCTCGAAACCCGGCTTCGCGAGCAGGGAGCCGACCGCGCCGTCCACATCCGGACCTACCCGGACGGGCGCGTCGCCCGCGAGGTTGAGGCCGAACTCGCCGCGCGCGACGACCTGGTCGACCGCGTCCGCGTCCCGACGAAGATCGCCGGCTTCGGTCGCGACGTGGACCGAGCCGGGTGGGAGCGGTTGGTAGACGCGTTCGACCCGATCGAACGGTTCGCGTTCGACGACGGGGTCACGCTCGAAGACCGGCCCGTCACGGAGACGATGGCGGCCGGCACGGTGCGCGGGTGGAAGGGGCGCGTGTTGCTGTTAGCCCGCGGCGGGTCGACGTACGCCGTCGACGCCAGGGAGCTGGTCGGCTACGAGCTCACCGAGGCGGTGCCGGACCGCGAGCTGCAGTCGAGCCTCGGCGCGTTCGGGGAGTGA
- the menD gene encoding 2-succinyl-5-enolpyruvyl-6-hydroxy-3-cyclohexene-1-carboxylic-acid synthase — MTAPNRNTLWARALVDELVAAGVDAVVASPGSRSTPLTMAAARNDELRVFSQLDERSAAYFALGRARRTGTVTPLICTSGTAAANYHPAVMEASEARVPLLALTADRPPELRDSGANQTADQEKLYGDAVRFYKDLPEPAPNDRALRSLRTTVARAVGTAEGADPGPVHLNVPFKKPLEPTRVADDVPADLDPSAERGRDGAYVDVTPGSPSPGDDELRRLANALSTTERGLIVAGPADPPGLDAEAITALSHATGFPILADPLSGVRFGGHTRVAPVIGAYDAYLSAAVAGESHGWTDPELVVRLGASPTSKRLRKYLAGTDADQYQVDPAGRWREAEFAATDLVVAEPSRLCARLSRLVAGGDGDGDWRAQWEAADRTAAAIHGRDADAEATDDPFPFHEGDALRVVADALPDPATLFVSNSMPVRDLDRFVSPTTTSVTALGNRGVSGIDGIVSSALGAGSATTDDLTLVVGDLALYHDSNGLLALDRCDVDATVVLINNDGGGIFHKLPIESFEPEFTEAFKTPHGIEFEPLADLHGLAYARIDARPDAEGAATAPTATADALADALTEARETPGSHLIEVRTDAEPSHRTRERLEAAVERAVHGDPAE; from the coding sequence ATGACCGCGCCGAACCGGAACACGCTGTGGGCGCGCGCCCTCGTCGACGAGCTCGTCGCCGCGGGCGTCGACGCCGTCGTCGCCTCGCCCGGAAGCCGCTCCACGCCGCTGACGATGGCCGCCGCGCGCAACGACGAGCTACGAGTGTTCTCCCAGTTGGACGAGCGCTCGGCCGCCTACTTCGCCTTAGGCCGCGCGCGCCGGACCGGGACGGTGACGCCGCTTATCTGTACCTCCGGCACCGCCGCCGCCAACTACCACCCGGCCGTGATGGAGGCGAGCGAGGCCCGCGTCCCGCTGCTCGCGCTCACGGCCGACCGACCGCCGGAACTGCGCGACTCGGGCGCGAACCAGACCGCGGACCAGGAGAAGCTGTACGGCGACGCCGTCCGGTTTTATAAGGACCTCCCGGAGCCGGCGCCGAACGACCGGGCGCTGCGCTCGCTTCGGACCACCGTCGCGCGCGCCGTCGGGACCGCCGAGGGCGCCGACCCCGGACCCGTCCACCTCAACGTCCCATTTAAAAAGCCGCTGGAGCCGACGCGGGTGGCCGACGACGTGCCGGCCGACCTCGACCCGTCCGCCGAGCGCGGCCGCGACGGCGCCTACGTCGACGTGACACCCGGATCGCCGTCGCCGGGCGACGACGAGCTCCGGCGGCTCGCAAACGCGCTGTCGACGACCGAGCGCGGCCTGATCGTCGCCGGCCCCGCGGACCCGCCGGGGCTCGACGCCGAGGCGATCACGGCGCTGTCGCACGCGACGGGGTTCCCGATCCTCGCCGACCCCCTCTCCGGGGTCCGATTCGGCGGGCACACCCGCGTCGCGCCCGTGATCGGCGCCTACGACGCGTACCTCTCGGCGGCGGTCGCCGGCGAGTCGCACGGCTGGACCGACCCCGAACTCGTCGTCCGACTCGGCGCCTCCCCCACCTCGAAGCGACTCCGGAAGTACCTCGCCGGAACCGACGCCGACCAGTACCAGGTCGACCCCGCGGGTCGCTGGCGCGAAGCAGAGTTCGCGGCGACGGATCTGGTCGTCGCCGAGCCGAGCCGCCTCTGTGCCCGCCTCTCTCGGCTCGTCGCCGGCGGTGACGGCGACGGCGACTGGCGCGCGCAGTGGGAGGCTGCCGACCGCACCGCGGCGGCGATCCACGGGCGAGACGCGGACGCCGAAGCGACGGACGACCCCTTCCCCTTCCACGAGGGCGACGCGCTCCGGGTCGTCGCCGACGCGCTCCCCGACCCCGCGACGCTCTTCGTCTCCAACTCGATGCCGGTCCGCGACCTGGACCGCTTCGTTTCCCCCACGACGACGAGCGTCACCGCGCTCGGCAACCGCGGCGTCTCCGGGATCGACGGGATCGTGTCCAGCGCGCTCGGCGCCGGCTCCGCGACGACCGACGACCTCACGCTCGTCGTCGGCGACCTGGCCCTCTACCACGACTCGAACGGCCTGCTGGCGCTCGACCGGTGCGACGTCGACGCGACGGTCGTCCTGATCAACAACGACGGCGGCGGCATCTTCCACAAGCTCCCCATCGAGTCGTTCGAGCCGGAGTTCACGGAGGCGTTCAAGACGCCGCACGGGATCGAGTTCGAGCCCCTGGCCGACTTACACGGGCTGGCGTACGCCCGCATCGACGCGCGACCGGACGCCGAGGGCGCGGCGACGGCCCCGACGGCGACGGCCGACGCGCTCGCCGACGCGCTCACCGAGGCCCGCGAGACGCCCGGCTCGCACCTGATCGAAGTGCGCACGGACGCCGAGCCGAGCCATCGCACCCGCGAGCGCCTCGAAGCGGCAGTCGAGCGCGCGGTTCACGGCGACCCGGCGGAGTAG
- a CDS encoding DUF1028 domain-containing protein, with protein MPVRPSTFSIVARDPETDAVGVAVQSKFVGVGAVVPFASADAGAIATQSYANVAYGPDGLDLLREGDDAPAVVERLTDEDEEAPSRQVGVVGADGSVAAFTGDECHDHAGDRQGDHYTVQGNILENAATLDAMAETFEATDGGLPERLIAALHAGNEAGGDKRGEQSAALYVAKPEGGYDGRNDRWVDVRVDDHEAPIDELERVFKLYDVTLLERESPDETRELTGETAAAVSAALVDLGYLDAGEVGAGDDAAFGDAERDALETFRGMNNFENHPVPVLEDALARGWEAAEGDGEDRLVDAVWHGLSRLDRR; from the coding sequence ATGCCAGTCCGCCCCTCGACCTTCTCGATCGTCGCGCGCGACCCGGAGACCGACGCCGTCGGCGTCGCGGTCCAGTCGAAGTTCGTCGGCGTCGGCGCCGTCGTCCCGTTCGCGAGCGCCGACGCCGGCGCGATCGCCACCCAGAGCTACGCGAACGTCGCGTACGGACCCGACGGACTCGACCTCCTGCGCGAGGGCGACGACGCCCCCGCGGTCGTCGAGCGGCTCACCGACGAGGACGAGGAGGCGCCCTCGCGACAGGTCGGCGTCGTCGGCGCCGACGGCTCGGTGGCGGCGTTCACCGGCGACGAGTGTCACGACCACGCCGGCGACCGGCAGGGCGACCACTACACCGTCCAAGGTAACATCCTGGAGAACGCCGCCACCCTCGACGCGATGGCGGAGACGTTCGAGGCGACCGACGGCGGCCTCCCCGAACGGCTGATCGCGGCGCTCCACGCCGGCAACGAGGCCGGCGGCGACAAGCGCGGCGAGCAGTCGGCGGCGCTGTACGTCGCCAAGCCGGAGGGCGGCTACGACGGGCGCAACGACCGGTGGGTCGACGTGCGCGTCGACGACCACGAGGCGCCGATCGACGAGTTAGAGCGGGTGTTCAAGCTGTACGACGTGACCCTGCTGGAGCGCGAGTCGCCCGACGAAACCCGGGAACTGACCGGCGAGACCGCGGCGGCGGTGTCGGCCGCGCTCGTCGACCTCGGGTACCTCGACGCGGGTGAAGTCGGGGCGGGCGACGACGCGGCGTTCGGCGACGCCGAGCGCGACGCCCTGGAGACGTTCCGCGGGATGAACAACTTCGAAAACCACCCCGTCCCCGTGCTGGAGGACGCGCTCGCTCGCGGGTGGGAAGCGGCGGAGGGCGACGGGGAAGACCGCCTCGTCGACGCGGTGTGGCACGGGCTCTCGCGGCTGGACCGGCGGTGA
- the grpE gene encoding nucleotide exchange factor GrpE: protein MSDDDAVDVEVESPDDAASDAARTNGTADAATEEPSDEGAGAEDEAGVKDIADDREALAAAVAEHDEALAREVAALEAELDETRDELLDAEAENEELTSKLARVKADFSNYKQRAKRKQDEIRERASEQLVERITPVRNDLLRALDQEAGSDLRPGVESTLEKFDEVLADEGVEPIEPDPGEDVDPARHQVMLRVESDRPAGTVHEVYEPGYEMGDRVIREAKVTVSDDE from the coding sequence ATGAGCGACGACGACGCCGTCGACGTCGAGGTCGAGTCCCCCGACGACGCCGCGAGCGACGCGGCGCGAACGAACGGCACCGCGGACGCGGCGACAGAAGAACCGAGCGACGAGGGCGCCGGCGCGGAGGACGAAGCCGGCGTCAAGGATATCGCTGACGACCGCGAGGCGCTCGCCGCCGCCGTCGCCGAGCACGACGAGGCGCTCGCGCGGGAAGTCGCGGCCCTGGAGGCGGAACTCGACGAGACGCGCGACGAACTGTTAGACGCCGAGGCGGAAAACGAGGAGCTTACCAGCAAACTGGCGCGGGTCAAAGCCGACTTCAGCAACTACAAACAGCGCGCGAAACGCAAGCAAGACGAGATCCGCGAGCGCGCCTCTGAGCAGCTCGTCGAGCGCATCACCCCGGTCCGCAACGACCTCCTGCGTGCGCTCGACCAGGAGGCGGGCAGCGACCTCCGCCCCGGCGTCGAGTCGACGCTGGAGAAGTTCGACGAGGTGCTGGCCGACGAGGGCGTCGAGCCGATCGAACCCGATCCGGGCGAGGACGTGGACCCGGCCCGCCATCAGGTGATGTTGCGCGTCGAGAGCGACCGCCCCGCGGGCACCGTTCACGAGGTGTACGAACCGGGCTACGAGATGGGCGACCGCGTGATCAGGGAAGCGAAAGTCACCGTCAGCGACGACGAGTAA
- the surE gene encoding 5'/3'-nucleotidase SurE, with translation MSVERVLLTNDDGIDAAGIRALYEGLSADYDVVAVAPTDDQSSTGRTLSDGVDVAEHELGYAVDGTPVDCVVAGLDALVPDADMVVAGCNEGANLGAYTLGRSGTVSAAVEAAFFGVPAVAASMYVPGGDDWWKREFSPPEFANATRATRFLIREATAAGAFERVDYLNINAPITEGDDEAAAPMRVTDPSPWYGMEAAHDGNGRVTFSDPIWGKMNAEDVPDPVGTDRRAVVDGEVSVSPLSVPHETAPDADLDELAAAYGGVTDSA, from the coding sequence ATGAGTGTCGAACGCGTATTGTTGACGAACGACGACGGCATCGACGCCGCCGGTATCAGGGCGCTCTACGAGGGCCTGTCGGCCGACTACGACGTGGTCGCGGTCGCACCCACCGACGACCAGTCTTCGACCGGGCGCACCCTCTCGGACGGCGTCGATGTCGCGGAACACGAGCTGGGGTACGCCGTCGACGGCACCCCGGTCGACTGCGTGGTCGCGGGGCTCGACGCGCTGGTCCCGGACGCCGACATGGTCGTCGCCGGCTGTAACGAGGGCGCGAACCTCGGGGCGTACACCCTCGGACGCTCCGGAACCGTCTCCGCCGCGGTCGAGGCCGCCTTCTTCGGCGTGCCCGCGGTCGCGGCGTCGATGTACGTGCCCGGCGGAGACGACTGGTGGAAACGGGAGTTCTCGCCGCCCGAGTTCGCGAATGCGACGCGCGCGACCCGATTTTTGATTCGGGAGGCGACCGCGGCCGGCGCGTTCGAGCGCGTCGACTATTTAAATATCAACGCGCCGATCACGGAGGGCGACGACGAGGCGGCGGCGCCGATGCGCGTCACCGACCCCTCGCCGTGGTACGGGATGGAGGCGGCTCACGACGGGAACGGGCGCGTCACCTTCTCGGACCCGATCTGGGGGAAGATGAACGCGGAGGACGTACCGGACCCGGTCGGGACCGACCGCCGCGCGGTCGTCGACGGCGAGGTCTCCGTCTCGCCGCTGTCCGTGCCACACGAGACGGCCCCGGACGCGGACCTCGACGAGTTGGCGGCGGCGTACGGCGGCGTGACCGACAGCGCGTAG
- a CDS encoding DUF5798 family protein produces the protein MGFGDTAKKIQTLADKAERTYQKINELREEVETTQSTVVETSERVQLLENEMAEQRAVLDAVARGVGVDLESVSTEAHITDAEAAATDGDGADATAESGGESGEQ, from the coding sequence ATGGGATTCGGGGACACGGCAAAAAAGATTCAGACGCTCGCCGACAAGGCGGAGCGCACGTACCAGAAGATCAACGAACTTCGCGAGGAGGTCGAGACCACCCAGTCGACCGTCGTTGAGACCTCCGAGCGAGTCCAACTGCTCGAAAACGAGATGGCCGAACAGCGCGCCGTCCTCGACGCTGTCGCTCGCGGGGTCGGCGTCGACTTGGAGAGCGTGAGCACGGAAGCGCACATCACCGACGCCGAGGCGGCGGCGACGGACGGCGACGGCGCGGACGCGACCGCCGAGTCCGGCGGCGAGAGCGGCGAACAGTAA
- a CDS encoding acyltransferase yields the protein MTHDDGRSDAAATDKEAPGGARTDRLERHRTGGARNSLWSWPDAKSPLVVVRNYVVIVLARICPSLALKNWLLSRIGVTVGTGVAWGLESTPDVFWPERITVGDHAIIGYDATLLCHEFLRDEYRLGDVVVEAGAMIGAGAVVLPGVTVGEGAQVAANSLVADDVPPDTTVAGVPAEVVSRAKETTDAGDESDESDE from the coding sequence GTGACTCACGACGACGGGCGGTCCGACGCCGCCGCAACCGACAAGGAGGCCCCCGGCGGCGCCCGGACCGACAGACTGGAGCGACACCGGACCGGCGGCGCGCGCAACTCGCTGTGGTCGTGGCCGGACGCGAAGTCGCCGCTCGTCGTCGTTCGCAACTACGTCGTCATCGTCCTCGCGCGGATCTGCCCGAGCCTCGCGCTGAAAAACTGGCTGCTCAGTCGGATCGGCGTCACGGTCGGCACCGGCGTCGCGTGGGGGTTAGAGTCGACGCCGGACGTGTTCTGGCCCGAGCGGATCACGGTCGGCGACCACGCGATCATCGGTTACGACGCGACGCTGCTCTGTCACGAGTTCCTCCGCGACGAGTACCGCCTCGGCGACGTCGTCGTCGAGGCGGGCGCGATGATCGGGGCCGGCGCGGTCGTCCTGCCGGGCGTGACGGTCGGCGAGGGCGCGCAGGTGGCCGCGAACTCGCTCGTCGCCGACGACGTGCCCCCGGACACGACGGTCGCGGGCGTGCCGGCCGAGGTCGTCTCGCGGGCGAAAGAAACGACCGACGCCGGCGACGAGTCCGACGAGTCCGACGAATAA
- the purD gene encoding phosphoribosylamine--glycine ligase translates to MTETVLLVGGGGREHAIARAVADDCALYACASNRNPGIRRLADGFETIDETDAEAVADYATAVGADIAVIGPESALAAGVADALDAAGVYAFGPQAEEARLETDKAFQREFMEEAEIPGCPDYAVFDDIEAACDYIDDYEGDLAVKPVGLTGGKGVKVMGDQVDAEGAKAYLRDSDYERVVLEERLVGEEFTIQAFVANGDVRTTPAVQDHKRAYEGDEGPNTGGMGSYSDTGLSLPFMAEGDYEAAVAVLDAVVESLPDYKGVLYGQFMLTDEGPKVVEFNARFGDPEAMNTLPALSTPFVDVLTAARDEDPLPELGFSGEATVCKYAVPDGYPVDPDAGAKIAVDEESVGDALLYYASVDERDDGLYTTTSRAFAVVGRGDSIAAAEAQAEDGLSAAGDRVRIRHDVGKADLVQRRIDHMAEIRR, encoded by the coding sequence ATGACGGAGACCGTACTCCTGGTGGGGGGCGGCGGGCGCGAACACGCCATTGCCCGCGCCGTCGCCGACGACTGTGCGCTGTACGCCTGCGCGAGCAACCGCAATCCGGGAATTCGACGCCTCGCCGACGGGTTCGAGACGATAGACGAGACCGACGCCGAGGCGGTCGCCGACTACGCGACCGCGGTCGGCGCGGACATCGCCGTGATCGGCCCGGAGTCCGCGCTCGCGGCGGGCGTCGCCGACGCGCTCGACGCGGCCGGCGTGTACGCGTTCGGCCCGCAGGCCGAGGAAGCGCGACTGGAGACGGATAAAGCGTTCCAGCGCGAGTTCATGGAGGAGGCCGAGATCCCCGGCTGTCCCGACTACGCGGTGTTCGACGACATCGAGGCCGCCTGCGACTACATCGACGACTACGAGGGCGACCTCGCCGTGAAGCCGGTCGGACTCACCGGCGGCAAGGGCGTGAAAGTGATGGGCGATCAGGTGGACGCCGAGGGCGCGAAGGCGTACCTCCGCGACTCCGACTACGAGCGCGTCGTGCTCGAAGAGCGACTCGTCGGCGAGGAGTTCACGATTCAGGCGTTCGTCGCCAACGGCGACGTGCGGACGACGCCCGCGGTCCAGGACCACAAGCGCGCCTACGAGGGCGACGAGGGGCCGAACACCGGCGGGATGGGGTCGTACTCGGACACGGGCCTTTCGCTTCCCTTCATGGCCGAGGGCGACTACGAGGCCGCCGTCGCGGTGCTGGACGCGGTCGTCGAGTCGCTCCCCGACTACAAGGGCGTCCTCTACGGCCAGTTCATGCTCACCGACGAGGGGCCGAAGGTCGTCGAGTTCAACGCGCGCTTCGGCGACCCGGAGGCGATGAACACGCTCCCGGCCTTGTCGACGCCGTTCGTGGACGTGCTCACGGCCGCGCGCGACGAGGACCCGCTCCCCGAACTCGGCTTCTCCGGCGAGGCGACGGTCTGTAAGTACGCCGTCCCGGACGGCTACCCGGTCGACCCCGACGCGGGCGCGAAGATCGCGGTCGACGAGGAGAGCGTCGGCGACGCGCTCCTCTACTACGCCAGCGTCGACGAACGGGACGACGGCCTGTACACGACCACCTCGCGGGCGTTCGCGGTCGTCGGCCGCGGCGACTCCATCGCCGCCGCGGAGGCGCAGGCCGAAGACGGTCTCTCGGCCGCCGGCGACCGAGTCCGGATCCGCCACGACGTGGGGAAAGCCGACCTCGTCCAGCGCCGGATCGACCACATGGCCGAGATCCGCCGGTAA
- a CDS encoding thioredoxin domain-containing protein, which translates to MSQPTERNRLDGEASPYLQQHADNPVNWQPWGDEAFERAREHDVPVFVSIGYSSCHWCHVMAEESFEDESLAAVLNDEFVPVKVDREERPDVDSTFMTVSQLVTGGGGWPLSAWCTPEGEPFYVGTYFPPEPRQNQPGFRDLCERIADSWADPEQREEMRRRADQWTTSARDELESVPSQPAGDDAEAPGSDLLDEAAAAAVRGYDDSYGGFGSGGPKFPMPGRIDVLLRAYAQNGRDAVLAAATGTLDGMAAGGMYDQVGGGFHRYAVDRQWTVPHFEKMLYDNAELPLAYLDGYQLTGDPTYARVASETLGFLDRELRHDDGGFFSTLDARSRPPASRGGGDADVEGAFYVWTPSEVDEVLDEPAASLAKDRFGIESGGNFERGTTVLTVAASIAELAEAHDMSPESVREALTAARVALFEARESRPRPARDEKVLASWNGRAISAFAAASRVLGEPYADIASEALAFCRDRLYDEETGALARRWLDGDVRGPGYLDDYAFLARGALDVYSATGDPDALGFALDLSETIVADFYDADDGTIYFTRDPAAHGDHGDDTLFARPQEFTDRSTPSSLGVAAETLALVDGFRTDREFASVAETVVTTHADRIRASPLEHVSLVRAADRVATGGIEVTVAADGVPDAWRETLGERYLPGALVAPRPPTEDGLTAWLDRLGLSEAPPIWADRDAVDGEPTAYVCEGRTCSPPETDLDAALEWLADRRRSA; encoded by the coding sequence ATGTCACAGCCGACCGAACGGAACCGCCTCGATGGGGAGGCGAGCCCGTACCTCCAGCAGCACGCCGACAACCCCGTCAACTGGCAGCCGTGGGGCGACGAGGCGTTCGAGCGCGCCCGCGAGCACGACGTGCCGGTGTTCGTCTCCATCGGCTACTCCTCGTGTCACTGGTGTCACGTCATGGCCGAGGAGAGCTTCGAAGACGAGTCGCTCGCCGCCGTGCTCAACGACGAGTTCGTCCCGGTCAAAGTCGACCGCGAGGAGCGCCCCGACGTCGACAGCACCTTCATGACCGTCTCACAGCTCGTCACCGGGGGCGGCGGGTGGCCGCTCTCCGCGTGGTGTACCCCCGAGGGAGAGCCGTTCTACGTGGGTACCTACTTCCCGCCGGAGCCGCGCCAGAACCAGCCGGGGTTCCGCGACCTCTGTGAGCGCATCGCCGACTCGTGGGCGGACCCCGAACAGCGCGAGGAGATGCGCCGGCGCGCGGACCAGTGGACGACGAGCGCCCGCGACGAGTTGGAATCGGTCCCATCCCAACCCGCCGGCGACGACGCGGAGGCCCCCGGCTCCGACCTCCTCGACGAGGCCGCGGCCGCCGCGGTCCGGGGCTACGACGACTCGTACGGCGGCTTCGGCAGCGGGGGCCCGAAGTTCCCGATGCCGGGCCGGATCGACGTCCTCCTGCGAGCGTACGCGCAGAACGGCCGCGACGCCGTCCTCGCGGCCGCGACGGGGACCCTCGACGGGATGGCCGCCGGCGGAATGTACGACCAGGTCGGCGGCGGGTTCCACCGGTACGCGGTCGACCGCCAGTGGACGGTCCCCCACTTCGAGAAGATGCTGTACGACAACGCGGAGCTGCCGCTGGCGTACCTCGACGGGTACCAACTGACGGGCGACCCCACCTACGCCCGCGTCGCGAGCGAGACCCTCGGCTTCCTCGACCGCGAGCTCCGCCACGACGACGGCGGCTTCTTCAGCACGCTCGACGCACGGAGTCGCCCCCCGGCGAGCCGAGGGGGCGGGGACGCCGACGTGGAGGGCGCGTTCTACGTCTGGACGCCGTCTGAAGTCGACGAAGTCCTCGACGAGCCCGCGGCGTCGCTCGCGAAGGACCGGTTCGGGATCGAGTCCGGCGGGAACTTCGAGCGCGGCACGACCGTCCTCACGGTCGCGGCGTCGATCGCGGAGCTCGCGGAGGCGCACGACATGTCACCCGAATCGGTTCGAGAGGCGCTCACGGCGGCCCGCGTCGCACTGTTCGAGGCGCGCGAGTCGCGGCCGCGCCCCGCCCGCGACGAGAAGGTGCTCGCGTCGTGGAACGGGCGAGCGATCTCCGCGTTCGCCGCCGCGAGCCGCGTCCTCGGCGAACCGTACGCCGACATCGCCAGCGAGGCGCTCGCGTTCTGTCGCGACCGCCTGTACGACGAGGAGACGGGCGCGCTCGCGCGGCGCTGGCTGGACGGCGACGTCCGCGGGCCGGGGTACCTCGACGACTACGCGTTCCTCGCTCGCGGCGCGCTCGACGTGTACTCGGCCACCGGCGACCCGGACGCGCTCGGCTTCGCGCTCGACCTGTCCGAGACGATCGTCGCCGACTTCTACGACGCCGACGACGGGACGATCTACTTCACCCGCGACCCCGCGGCCCACGGCGACCACGGCGACGACACGCTCTTCGCCCGGCCGCAGGAGTTCACCGACCGGTCGACGCCGTCGAGCCTCGGCGTGGCGGCCGAGACGCTCGCGCTCGTCGACGGCTTCCGGACCGACCGGGAGTTCGCGTCGGTCGCGGAGACGGTTGTGACGACCCACGCCGACCGGATCCGCGCCAGCCCGCTGGAGCACGTCTCCCTCGTGCGCGCCGCCGACCGCGTCGCCACTGGGGGAATCGAAGTCACCGTCGCCGCCGACGGGGTCCCCGACGCGTGGCGCGAGACGCTCGGCGAGCGCTACCTGCCCGGCGCGCTCGTCGCCCCGCGCCCGCCGACGGAGGACGGGTTGACGGCGTGGCTCGACCGACTCGGGCTGTCAGAGGCCCCGCCGATCTGGGCCGACCGCGACGCGGTCGACGGCGAGCCGACCGCCTACGTCTGCGAGGGGCGGACGTGCTCGCCGCCGGAGACCGACCTCGACGCGGCCTTGGAGTGGCTGGCGGACCGACGCCGGTCGGCGTAG